The nucleotide window caaaaaaagaggTACAAGTAAGTCAATTTTCAAGATATTAGTTCTTAATACGCAATTAGACATAATGCGCTAGCTTAAGTTCGACAGCAAGTGTAATTAAGTTACATATTACCAATCCATTTGGCCTCTTTGTTAAGGTTGATTTTATGTTCATTTAAGTGATGTTCTTAGGTTCGAACTCTAATGACATtttagttgtgtgtgtgaaatcTTCATTCCttctaatttagactatcgtttGTCCTCAAAAGAACCAAAGCGTAACAAAATGTTTAGAAGtcctttatttctttaatatatgTACTTGGAGAATTGCATTATAATCCTCTTTTTGCTGCAGTTAGGGTTAAAAAGAAAGGAGTCTAAATTCTGCAATTTGAACGGGCGTGATATGTCggatcaaaaaaaaaaaaagaacggGTGTGATATGATGATGAGAGGCTACACCACGTGTAGGGGTAAGTGGTAGTCATGCATTGACTCTCTCTCTAATGCCAGCAGGCACTGCATCTTTTTCTCTGAAAATCtctctctgaaattttttggggtttgttgATGTCAGTTTGAATGGATTTACTTGGCCTTTTCTTATAATGgtactctctttctctctctctctctctctctctctctctctctctccctccctcacTGTGGGGAGCAGTGGTTTGAATAAGTAGATTCAGATTTGAAACTTTAATCTTTGAAGATTTTATATGGTGCAAAATCAATCCTTAACCTCAAaaaggttgaaatttttaagaCAATAATAaatagagaaataaaaaaagcatatGTGCATATACATGTGGTGAAAAGCAGGTAGCTCATCTTTACTTCCCatattaacccaaaaaaaatctttacTTCCCATATTTCTTCTCACCCTTTTAGATGTAAAAGCCATTAAGCAAACCCCTCTACTGCACCCACAAAACCACAAACACATCAAGTCAACATCAAGACCCCTTAACAGAGATGTTTAAGAGACATAGATCCTTTTTAAGGTATACTCATTAATGACCCTTTTGCCTAAATTAGCAATCTTATAGAGATTTGACTGGTTTGAACACCACAGCAACCTCCATCAAATCAAGCTCTCCATAAAAGACCTATTAGACTCTTTTTTTCCCTCCTGTTCTTTaaagaatctctctctctctctctctctctctctctctctctctgtatatattGTATGTGCTTTAGTATTCTTTAGGGGGTGATGCTGCATGCATTTTAGTGATGGCTGATCAAGGAGGTAATGGTACTAGTAGTGTTATTATGAGGGACTATAGGAAAGGGAACTGGACAGTGGGGGAGACAATGATTCTGATTGAGGCAAAGAAGATGGATGATGAGAGAAGAATGAAGAGAAGCGGGGATGCTGCAGGTAGTGAAACAAGATCAAGCAAACCAGCTGAGCTCAGATGGAAATGGGTAGAAGATTACTGTTGGAAGAAAGGGTgtttgagaagccaaaaccaGTGCAATGACAAATGGGACAATCTCATGAGGGATTACAAGAAGGTGAGGGAATATGAGAGGAGGGAAGGGAGGGAAGAAGCAGCATCTTATTGGAAGCTTGAGAAGAGTGAGAGGAAAGATAGGAACTTGCCTACCAACATGGTGCCTCAGATATATGAGGCTTTGGTTGATGTGGTGGAGAAGAGAGAAGCAGGCCATCATCAGATCAGAGTGGTAGGTGGAGCTTCTGTTTCTGGTTCCAATGTTCCCAATCCCACCATTGGATATGTTGTGGAGAGGCCTATTATAAGCACTAGTGTTCATCAGGCTTCACTGCCTCCTCCAGTTTTGCAACATCACATCTCAGTTCCACCAATTGCAGCATTGCCTCTTCTACCCCCAGCTCCATTAGCAGCTCAACCACCACCTACTCTTCCATACTCACAACCTATGCCCACAGtaggtactctctctctctctctctctctctctctctctctctctctctctctttctaatTTGGTAGGTGTGAATTATGTGTATCTTTGAAGCCAATTTCCCcactgatttttttaataaaattattctTCCAATCAAAAGATAATGGAATGTAACGCACCAAACGACGGTACACTAGCTAGCACATTAATAATCTTTTCCATCATATTGATTATCCCATggagaattaaaaaaagttgattGGTACTGGTAATTATTGTGTGCATGGTAATAATTAATGGTCTGATGAATTAGTATATATTGATTGGTTGATTTGGTGCCACATATTTACCTTTTGGAGACGTGTGAAAGCTCAGATTCTGAGACAAGCCATGAACATTCAGACTCACCAGCCAAAAGGAGGAGAAGGGCgagtggaggtggaggaggaggtggagaTCAAGGAACCAGTGGAACTGTGAGTGCAAGCACCTCAAGTGAAGTGGGCACTGCCATCTCCAGAGGTGCTTCCATGATTGCAGAAGCACTTCAGGGttgtgaggagagagaagagagaaggcaCAGAGATCTTTTGAGTTTGCATGAGAGAAGGCTACAGATTGAGGAAACTAAAACTGAGATCAACAGGCAAGGCATTAATGGTCTCATCGATGCCATTAACAAGCTAGCAGATTCTATCCATGCCTTGGCTTCCAACAAGAACCAATCACCTCCAAAGTaatctcatcatcatcttcatcatcatcttaattaatagtaaaaataatttccatttatttataagaTAAGATAGAGAGAAAGATGGCATTTCATTGATCCCATTTGGTTGGTTgtaaataatttataaacCCCATtaatttgttctattttccTTCTGATCATTAGAGAATCCCACATTTAAATTGTGAAATTTATTAGTTCAAGTTATTGGATTCACTTgctaataattataattatatgttggttttttttatatattttaaattaatatgttAATTAAGAAGCAAATTAGTTTGATATCACCATGGACTTTCCAATAAAATCTGCAAACCATGGTGTTtacaatatcatcatcaaagtAAAGTAGTTGGATATATATAATCTTCATCTCCAGCTGCACATCATGCCACATATCTTTGGTACATTTCAAGTTCCTTCCACACAAAGTAAAAGTAGCTTGTCATATCATTATCTTTGATCTCCTATAGTCATTCAAAAGAGTCTCTCAGTCTTGCATATAAGAGAAATTGGATCCCATGCAGAAAATCAACTTAATAGAGATTAAGCACAATATGGTATTTCTATATATCATAATTGGATAGTGTATTTcacgcagtgtaaaatcaagtGGGGATTGAGCTGAGTTCTTCATGTATCATTTATGAGGCacagatgagagagagagagagagagagagagagagagtactgATAAGCAGTACTGCAAAAACACAGAGACAAGTGCTTCCCAAAAGACTGGTCAAAGGGCGACCAGTCAATGATCtctctgaggagagagagagagagagagagagagagaggatgccTTTCCTTTGGACTTTGCAGGacaatgaccaaaatgccATCTTTTGTTGGTATTATTGGTTTCTTTgtattctttctcttctctttgttGCCCCTCCTGTGAGGCTGTGAGTGAGCgagtgagaagaagaagaaaggctgttgcaaaaacaaaagtaggTATCTGTGTGTGAGTGTGAGAGGAGAGAGGGTCATTATTGGCTAATTTGGTAGCCTCGCTGTGTGCTTCTGACAAAAGTTCAACTTTTTCCCTTGGAGGGCATCGCAGGGAGCCTCGATATATAATCGCTTTTTTCAGCCTTTTTACCCTtttcatataaaaacaacacTCACATTATATTAACcccctttctttttatttttatttttattttattttattttccttgtgCTTAATTCAATCACCTCATTTCCactttttctttgatgaatAATCCTCTGCACTTTCAACAGAGTCCTTATTCCAACACAACACTGGTTTTTCAAAGTCaatacttttcttttaatatatgttatttagAGTTTAATTTGTTCACATATGATACAAAGAAGAGTGTACGTTTAAACGACTTTACAATTTGCTTTTCAATCAACCTCTTTGTCAATAACCACTTGAATTATTACTCAATTTCATTCAGGACAcacttaaaatttcaaaataagaTGGGTTAAATTTACCTAAAAATGAACTGTTCAATTTTGAGATGGGCTAACtttaaaacatatatactaattataagaagaagagaaatttcaCCGGGACTATAGCCCATGTTAGATATAACATTGGTCCGTTGTTTCATTGTAAGTCGGTGTATTTTTTAGGTTATCAAACACCAATCTTAGACTATGGTCTAATTTAATTGTAAATAGCAAGTTTGAGCTGGCACCCCAAACCAAGCCttacaaataaagaaatattttacaaaggggcttgtagctcaagtagtTACTCATGCACTCGAAGTCGTAGGTTCGATTTCTCCTCTTTAATAATATCAACTAGCTCTTAATGGTATTTCTCTTCTCAATAGTGTAAAAGgtctcaaaatcaaaaccttCATCCCcaatgattttataaaaaaggataaaaaataatataaattagtAAGACATCAAAGAGACTTGTAGCTTAAGTGATACTTCTGCGTCCGAGGTTCAACACCCCTTCCTCAATATCGcttctaaaaagaaaaaaaaaaaaaaaacctgaaaaCTAGTAGGCCCTTCCATGAATATATTGGGCTAATATCATTGTTGAAGCCCGTCCAATGACCCCATAGTTTAGTGAAGCGAAAACGTGTCCAAGTGGGAGCTGAGTAGACAGGCTGGGCTGGGCTGGGTGGACCTAAAAGCAAGAAGAATATTTTGTCCGTTATGCTCGCCACGTGGAAAACATTGCAATaaacaaagtaaaaaaaatctacGTAAGTCTCCGTAAAAAACATGGAGCTTCAGTAAAAGTTCGGGTCTTTGTAGACTTGGCCTCGGCTTTTAGGATCCTTCCTCTATTGCcttcttctgcttctgcttggatcaacaaacaaacccctctctctttcaacccaaaaaaccCCTCTTTCTTCTTCGTCAACGTCTGCGTTCTCCCTCAATTCTGCTcgattcttcaaatatttctCTCTGCAATCCGTCACTCTCATGGCCACCACTGGGAACAAGAACATCAATGCCAAATTGgtctgtttttcttcttctgtacAAAAagccccctttttttttttttttttttagagcaTTCTTTCTGTTTAATTTTATACAACTCTGTGATTCTGATTTGTCTTGATATGGTCCTGTCTCTGTAATTTCATTTGGGTTTTAGTTAATTTTGTAGTTCTGATCGTTCTGTGTATGATTGAATGAGAATTATGATGTGGGTTTGGTTTGTTTCTCACGGAAATTGTTTCGATAATCCATTACTGTCATATTTTTGTGATAATTTGAGATGGGTATGATTGGATTTTCGGCTGTGAATTTTGGATTGCCAACCTTCCTTATCGCTTTTGTTGGTCTGCATGATTGTGCATAATATTCAGATGcttgccttttttttaatgacagTTCATTTCTGGGTTTACGTTATATTCCTTGTGCGTTTGTGggttttctttcattaattacaatGATGTAGGCTAAGAATAGTTCTTTACTTTCACTTTTAAACCCTGGAAATGGAAATCAGATGCTATTATCTTTAACATGtaaattttgcttttgtttttatatttgtatttgtgcTTGTTAGCATTCTGGCTGCAACAAAAGTTTGTTATGTTTCGTAGCTGTTTAGACTGAAGTATTACTCTTCTGTGCTCTTGTTTATCTTGGTCCGGTTCTGATATTCGAACCCGAGGGTCTCTGAGAATGATAAACATACTGTGACTGCGCAAGTTGCATGGCTATCTTGGTCTGTGATGTGTACCAGAAAAGAGAATGTTTGGTTTAAAGGTTgtcatttattttaaagttgtTTCTTGAATATACGAAATTACTAATTTCTTTCTACGTAGGCATATGTAGTTTAGCATTATGCGACGAAATCTTTTATTTATCtgtttattgtttttctttggtttgccTTTAGTGATCATCAGAGTGATGTTTGATATTCTGCTTCAGGTGCTTCTTGGGGATGTTGGAGCTGGGAAGTCTAGTCTGGTGTTGCGCTTTGTAAAAGGACAATTTATTGAATTCCAGGTTGGTTCTGTTGTAAATTGTTGGGATTTCTACAACTTTGAATGAAGCCTTGTCTTTTTTATCCAGACCTTTACTTTTGTTGTATGATATTGTAGGAATCAACCATAGGTGCTGCCTTCTTCTCACAAACATTGGCTGTAAATGACGCAACTGTAAAATTTGAGATTTGGGATACAGCAGGTCAAGAGAGGTACCATAGTTTGGCTCCAATGTATTATAGAGGAGCTGCTGCTGCAATAATTGTGTATGATTTAACAAATCAAGTGAGTATATTAAGACAAGatctcttctccattttttcaaattttagatttcccgaaatttattttgttattgatGGTGAAGTTGAGGATGAGGCATTGGACTTTTTGAAGCAAGTGGTTTGATCATTGAGGTCTGGGGCTAAAGCTGCTGCTTTCCCCACTTGTCCCattttcattgaaatttgGATTTATAGAATGCATCATAGATTTTTAATACCCATAATTAGTATATTGAAAAAATCGGATAGATTATTGGAGTGTATAGGTTATAGCAGAAAACTGAGTCAAGGAGTAAGATAATGAATTTCACTAGGAAGTGCAGTAAAGTTATAAAGTTCTTTCTAATGATCTAGGGCCTTCTCTGTTCAGTTCTTCGACATTGTCAGTAGTTGGCCTTTTGTCTTGTCTTGCATTACTTCACTACAATTAAAGGATATTTAGCCTTTCTGAGTTCAGATTTGATTCTGTCTGAATCGTTTttgtgtttcattttttttgctaGATAGGTTTAGTCAAATCCATCTTTAAacagaaatttaaaatttatttcttctcttgtaGGCATCATTTGAGCGAGCAAAAAAATGGGTACTGGAACTCAAATCACAAGGTATCTTGCACTTTCGTGTCACCTATAGACATCCTtctatttatgttttatacTTGTCAATTTCTTGGCTATTTTGGACAATCATCATCAGGTGGTGATTGCTGGCTGTAACtgtgattatatatatatatatatatatatatatatatatatattcattgaTGGGGCGTAGTAACTTGTGTATATTAATTGTGGTACcggtttctttgtttctgcCAATATTatgttaattatatataaatttattttttcccttaTGTCA belongs to Prunus persica cultivar Lovell chromosome G4, Prunus_persica_NCBIv2, whole genome shotgun sequence and includes:
- the LOC18778848 gene encoding uncharacterized protein LOC18778848 isoform X1; amino-acid sequence: MADQGGNGTSSVIMRDYRKGNWTVGETMILIEAKKMDDERRMKRSGDAAGSETRSSKPAELRWKWVEDYCWKKGCLRSQNQCNDKWDNLMRDYKKVREYERREGREEAASYWKLEKSERKDRNLPTNMVPQIYEALVDVVEKREAGHHQIRVVGGASVSGSNVPNPTIGYVVERPIISTSVHQASLPPPVLQHHISVPPIAALPLLPPAPLAAQPPPTLPYSQPMPTTCESSDSETSHEHSDSPAKRRRRASGGGGGGGDQGTSGTVSASTSSEVGTAISRGASMIAEALQGCEEREERRHRDLLSLHERRLQIEETKTEINRQGINGLIDAINKLADSIHALASNKNQSPPK
- the LOC18778848 gene encoding uncharacterized protein LOC18778848 isoform X2; the encoded protein is MADQGGNGTSSVIMRDYRKGNWTVGETMILIEAKKMDDERRMKRSGDAAGSETRSSKPAELRWKWVEDYCWKKGCLRSQNQCNDKWDNLMRDYKKVREYERREGREEAASYWKLEKSERKDRNLPTNMVPQIYEALVDVVEKREAGHHQIRVVGGASVSGSNVPNPTIGYVVERPIISTSVHQASLPPPVLQHHISVPPIAALPLLPPAPLAAQPPPTLPYSQPMPTVDSETSHEHSDSPAKRRRRASGGGGGGGDQGTSGTVSASTSSEVGTAISRGASMIAEALQGCEEREERRHRDLLSLHERRLQIEETKTEINRQGINGLIDAINKLADSIHALASNKNQSPPK
- the LOC18779231 gene encoding ras-related protein RABF2b isoform X1, which encodes MATTGNKNINAKLVLLGDVGAGKSSLVLRFVKGQFIEFQESTIGAAFFSQTLAVNDATVKFEIWDTAGQERYHSLAPMYYRGAAAAIIVYDLTNQASFERAKKWVLELKSQGNPNMVMALAGNKADLVEARTVAAEDAQAYAQENGLFFLETSAKTADNVNDIFYEIAKRLPRVQPVQNPAGMVLMDRPSERVASSSCCS
- the LOC18779231 gene encoding ras-related protein RABF2b isoform X2 — protein: MFGLKVLLGDVGAGKSSLVLRFVKGQFIEFQESTIGAAFFSQTLAVNDATVKFEIWDTAGQERYHSLAPMYYRGAAAAIIVYDLTNQASFERAKKWVLELKSQGNPNMVMALAGNKADLVEARTVAAEDAQAYAQENGLFFLETSAKTADNVNDIFYEIAKRLPRVQPVQNPAGMVLMDRPSERVASSSCCS